The following are encoded in a window of Bradyrhizobium sp. WBOS07 genomic DNA:
- the fliP gene encoding flagellar type III secretion system pore protein FliP (The bacterial flagellar biogenesis protein FliP forms a type III secretion system (T3SS)-type pore required for flagellar assembly.): MRLPSLPRRVLFLSVLLVAASLAGLAHAQDISINLGGGAGGGGVTERAIQLIALLTVLSIAPSILIMMTSFTRIVVVLSLLRTALGTATAPPNSVIIALAMFLTFFVMGPVLQKSYDDGIRPLVANQIGVEDALQRASVPLRGFMQKNVREKDLRLFLDLSGEPAPATPDDLALRILVPAFMISELKRAFEIGFLLFLPFLIIDLVVASVLMSMGMMMLPPATISLPFKLIFFVLVDGWSLVAGSLVQSYGG, translated from the coding sequence GTGAGGCTGCCGTCCCTCCCGCGTAGAGTTCTTTTCCTTTCTGTCCTGTTGGTCGCGGCCTCGCTCGCAGGCCTTGCGCATGCGCAGGACATCAGCATCAACCTCGGCGGCGGCGCTGGCGGTGGCGGCGTCACCGAGCGCGCGATCCAGCTCATCGCGCTGCTCACGGTGCTGTCGATCGCACCGTCGATCCTGATCATGATGACGTCATTCACGCGCATCGTGGTCGTGCTGTCGCTGCTGCGCACCGCGCTGGGCACGGCGACCGCGCCGCCGAACTCGGTGATCATCGCGCTGGCCATGTTCCTCACCTTCTTCGTGATGGGCCCGGTCCTGCAGAAATCCTACGACGACGGCATCCGGCCGCTCGTCGCCAACCAGATCGGCGTCGAGGACGCGCTGCAGCGCGCCTCCGTCCCGCTGCGCGGCTTCATGCAGAAGAACGTGCGCGAAAAGGACCTCAGGCTGTTTCTGGATCTGTCGGGCGAGCCGGCACCGGCCACCCCCGACGACCTCGCACTGCGCATCCTCGTCCCCGCCTTCATGATCTCCGAGCTGAAGCGCGCCTTCGAGATCGGCTTCCTGTTGTTCCTGCCCTTCCTGATCATCGACCTCGTCGTCGCCTCGGTGCTGATGTCGATGGGCATGATGATGCTGCCGCCGGCGACGATCTCGCTGCCGTTCAAGCTGATCTTCTTCGTGCTGGTCGACGGCTGGTCGCTGGTGGCGGGAAGCCTGGTGCAGAGCTACGGGGGGTGA